The genomic DNA GAACTGGACCTGCGCCCACGCAGCTTCGCCGCCAACCAGAGCCTGCACGCCTGGTGGTGGCCGGCCCGCCGCGCCGATGCGCCGGCCATCCTCTACCTGCACGGCGTACGCTGGAACCTCACCGGCCAGCTGTTTCGCATCGAACAGCTGCATGCCATGGGGTATTCGGTGCTGGCCGTGGATTACCGAGGCTTCGGCCAAAGCCGCGGCGGCCTGCCGTCGGAGGCGACAGTTTACGAAGACGCGCGCATTGCCTGGGAGCGTTTTGCCCAACTGCAACCCGATGCGGGCAAACGCCTGATCTTTGGCCACTCACTGGGCGGCGCAGTGGCGGTGGAGCTGGCTGCCGACCTTTCGCGCCAGGCGCAGAAAGGCGGCGGTACAGCACCGGCGCGGGGGTTGATCCTGGAGTCGACCTTCACTTCACTGGGGGATGTCGCCGCTGCCGTGGCCGATACCACCCTCCCGGTGCGCTGGTTGCTGTCGCAGAAATTCGATTCGCTGGACAAGATCAA from Pseudomonas putida includes the following:
- a CDS encoding alpha/beta hydrolase, with amino-acid sequence MPTYFLTHLRRRWLTWLCATFLVVGLPAGCTVLQHKERELVFRIEPGQASWFRGLPSGVQELDLRPRSFAANQSLHAWWWPARRADAPAILYLHGVRWNLTGQLFRIEQLHAMGYSVLAVDYRGFGQSRGGLPSEATVYEDARIAWERFAQLQPDAGKRLIFGHSLGGAVAVELAADLSRQAQKGGGTAPARGLILESTFTSLGDVAAAVADTTLPVRWLLSQKFDSLDKIKDVGLPLLLVHGLDDRFVPPRFSQQLFEAAQEPKTLLLVPGASHNNSMSRAGQRYQRAIQALL